The following coding sequences are from one Macaca mulatta isolate MMU2019108-1 chromosome 7, T2T-MMU8v2.0, whole genome shotgun sequence window:
- the FKBP3 gene encoding peptidyl-prolyl cis-trans isomerase FKBP3 isoform X2 gives MLHACVTVTLPSLLGMGYRCLRIAMPNLAGDSQGLHPKHKLLGNIKNVAKTANKDHLVTAYNHLFETKRFKGTESISKVSEQVKNVKLNEDKPKETKSEETLDEGPPKYTKSVLKKGDKTNFPKKGDVVHCWYTGTLQDGTVFDTNIQTSAKKKKNAKPLSFKVGVGKVIRGWDEALLTMSKGEKARLEIEPEWAYGKKGQPDAKIPPNAKLIFEVELVDID, from the exons ATGTTACATGCGTGTGTAACAGTGACTCTTCCTAGTCTGCTAGGGATGGGTTACAGATGCCTCAGGATAGCTATGCCCAACCTGGCTGGAGACTCTCAAGGACTGCATCCAA AACATAAATTATtaggaaacattaaaaatgtgGCCAAGACAGCTAACAAGGACCACTTGGTTACAGCCTATAACCATCTTTTTGAAACTAAG CGTTTTAAGGGTACTGAAAGTATAAGTAAAGTGTCTGAGCAAGTAAAAAATGTGAAGCTTAATGAAGATAAACCCAAAGAAACCAAGTCTGAAGAGACCCTGGATGAG ggtCCACCAAAATATACTAAATCTGTTCTGAAAAAGGGAGATAAAACCAACTTTCCCAAAAAGGGAGAtgttgttcattgctggtatacaGGAACACTACAAGATGGGACTGTTTTTGATACTAATATTCAAACAA gtgcaaagaagaagaaaaatgccaaGCCTTTAAGTTTTAAGGTCGGAGTAGGCAAAGTTATCAGAGGA TGGGATGAAGCCCTCTTGACTATGAGTAAAGGAGAAAAGGCTCGACTGGAGATTGAACCAGAATGGGCTTATGGAAAGAAAGGACAGCCTGATGCCAA AATTCCACCAAATGCAAAACTCATTTTTGAAGTGGAATTAGTGGATATTGACTGA